ACTCTAAAGATGCTCCAGAGATTTCTGATCAAGCCTACGACGCTTTACTGCGTGAGTTGGGGGCTTTAGAAGAAAAACTAGAAGGTAAGAAAAGTCAAATAAGTGAAGCGGTGGGAGGTGATGTCAGTAATGCTTTTGCTAAAGTAAAGCACGAGGTACCGCAGTGGTCGTTTGATAATGTATTTGACCTAAAAGAATTGACGGCTTGGGAGGAGCGTCTTTACCGCTATGTTCATAAGCAGGGCATGGAAGTGTCTAAGGTGGATTACGTGGTTGAACATAAGATTGACGGTTTAAAGCTGGTGATTGAATACAAGGCGGGCGAATTCTTTAGAGCTTTAACGCGTGGTGATGGTGAGGTGGGTGAAGATGTGAGTCATACTGCTCGTACTATTAAGTCATTACCTAAGCATCTTAAATATCCGGTTGATCTGATCTGTGTTGGTGAAGTGTGGATGGCGGCTGATGAATTTGAAAAATTAAACACTGAGCGTCAGAAAATGGGCGACAGTCTTTTTGCTAACCCGAGAAATGCCGCCGCCGGTTCGCTGCGTCAACTTGATCCAGCAGTAGCCAGGTCCAGGAACTTGTCACTTTTTGTCTATGATGTTGATCGATTTGGGGGGCGGGAAGCGAAGCTTCCCGCCCCCGCGACCCAGTGGGAAGAACTTCAACTCCTTAAAAAACTAGGCCTACCTACCAACTCCTACCCTAAGTGTTGCCGAACCTTGGCTGAAGTAGAGGAATATTATCAAGAGTGGAAGACAAAGCACGAAGATTTGCCTTACGGAGTTGACGGGGTGGTAGTAAAGGTTAATTCGGTAGAAGTTCAAACGGTAGCCGGCTACACTGCTAAGTCACCGCGGTTTGGTATTGCTTATAAATTTCCAGCCGTTGAAACCACTACAATCGTTGAGGACATCCAATTGCAGGTTGGTCGGACTGGTGTAGTTACTCCGGTGGCTCATCTGCGACCGGTTACGGTCGATGGTTCGACGGTGACCAGGGCTACACTTCATAACGAAGACCAAATCAAACGGCTGGATGTACGAGTGGGTGATACGGTTATAATTCGCAAAGCTGGTGACGTGATCCCTGAGGTGGTGATGGTTTTGCCAGAATTGAGACCGGAAAGCAGTCGACCATATAAATTCCCGAGGACAGTAAAAGATTGTGGTGGTGACGGTTTGATTGAGCGTATACCAGGTACCGCCGCTTATCGTTGTGTTTCACTTGACTCGGACTTTGTGCATAGGCAACGAATGTATTATTTCGTAGCAAAAGGGGCTTTTAATATCGATGGGGTTGGTCCGCGAATTATCGACGCTTTACTTGAAAATAATCTAATTAAGGATGCGGCTGACCTCTTTACCCTTACAGTGGAACAATTTCTATCTTTACCAGGATTCAAAGAAAGGGCAGCCCAAAATGCAGTGACTGCTATTCAAAATGCCAAGCGAGTCTCCTTAGCTCGACTTCTGGTTGGTTTATCAATCGAACATGTTGGCGAAGAAACAGCCCGGCTTCTGGCCAAGAATTTTCCAAGTATTGAAGCAATCTTAGAGGCTAAATATGAGGATTTGGTGGTAATTGATGGGGTGGGTGAGGTGATTGCGGATACTTTAGTCTCTTGGCAAGCGGACAAAGAAGAGCAGTCTTTGATCAAAAAGCTGCTGCCGCACTTAGATATTTATAATGATGAAACAGAGGTTGGAAGTGAGCTTGAAGGAAAGACCTTTGTATTTACTGGTACGCTGACAAAATTTACACGACCGGAGGCGCAAGATAAAGTTAGAAAATTAGGTGGAAACGTAGCTAGTTCAGTGTCGACAAAAACTGACTATGTAGTAGTTGGTGAGGCGGCTGGTAGCAAAGCCAAGCAAGCTCGGGATTTGGGGGTGACAGTCTTGTCAGAAGCAGAGTTTTTAGAGCTCGTGGCATGATTTTGTTTAAGATGCTATGATGCAACCATGAAGAAAGAAGATGTAGAACATTTAAGTCGGTTGGCTAGGGTAAGATTAACAGACTCAGAGCTGGCGGACTTTACTACCGACATATCGGATATTATTGATTATGTCAGTGTGGTTCAGAGTATGGCGGCTGGAGGTGAAAAAGAGACCGAAACAGAGCCTGAATTAGGTCCACGCTACAATGTTTTTCGTAGTGATGTGGTGACAAATGAGCCTGATGCTTATACTGAAGATTTGTTGCGGGAGATGCCGTACAAAGAAGGACGCTTCTTAAAGGTCAAGAAGATTTTACAAACTGATACTGAGTAATTATGTTGACGATTGCTGAATTAAGAAAAAAACTGTTGTCCGGTGAAATCACGGCGGTGGAATTGGTGAAAAAAACTTTGCAAGACATCCGCGAGAAAGATGAGAATATAAATGCTTTTATTGCAGTTTACGATGACGCAATTGAAGAGGCTAAAATGGCCGATGAGAGAATCGCTAAAGAAGGTGATAAAGTGCCACCTCTTTGTGGTATACCGGTAGCGATTAAAAATAATATTTTAATCAAAGGTAAGAAGGCTACGGCTGCCTCTAAAATGTTGGAAAATTACACCGCCACTTATGATGCGACTATTATTGCTAAACTAAAAGCGGCTGGCGCCATCTTGATTGGTGCTACTAATATGGATGAGTTTGCTATGGGTAGTTCAACTGAGAGCTCGTATTTTGGTGTGACCAAAAACCCGCTAGATCCAGAACGTGTACCGGGTGGATCTTCTGGTGGTTCGGCAGCGGCAGTAGCAATGGGTGTGGTGCCGGTAGCGATTGGTACTGACACCGGTGGATCAGTCAGACAACCAGCTAGTTATTGTGGTTTGGTGGCTTTTAAGCCAACTTACGGTGCAGTGTCTAGAAATGGTTTGATTGCTATGGGTTCTTCCCTTGATCAAGCTGGCCCGCTAACAAACACTGTGGCTGACGCAGAGGCAGTTCATGAAATTATGGCTGGACTAGATCCCCTAGATATGACGACTATCGCCCCTGATACTTATGATGAGGTTGTTATCAAGGATTCTTATACTATCGGTGTACCAAGACACTTTCTGGCTGATGGTGTCGATAAAGATGTTCTAGAAGTATTTGAGGAACAACTTAAAACTCTAGAGTCAGAGGGACATAAGGTGGTAGATATTGAACTGCCATTGTTTGAACAGGGTTTGGCTGCATATTATATAGT
Above is a genomic segment from Candidatus Nomurabacteria bacterium containing:
- a CDS encoding aspartyl/glutamyl-tRNA amidotransferase subunit C codes for the protein MKKEDVEHLSRLARVRLTDSELADFTTDISDIIDYVSVVQSMAAGGEKETETEPELGPRYNVFRSDVVTNEPDAYTEDLLREMPYKEGRFLKVKKILQTDTE
- the ligA gene encoding NAD-dependent DNA ligase LigA; translated protein: MKNDSESRKRLSELRKLVDYHRHLYHSKDAPEISDQAYDALLRELGALEEKLEGKKSQISEAVGGDVSNAFAKVKHEVPQWSFDNVFDLKELTAWEERLYRYVHKQGMEVSKVDYVVEHKIDGLKLVIEYKAGEFFRALTRGDGEVGEDVSHTARTIKSLPKHLKYPVDLICVGEVWMAADEFEKLNTERQKMGDSLFANPRNAAAGSLRQLDPAVARSRNLSLFVYDVDRFGGREAKLPAPATQWEELQLLKKLGLPTNSYPKCCRTLAEVEEYYQEWKTKHEDLPYGVDGVVVKVNSVEVQTVAGYTAKSPRFGIAYKFPAVETTTIVEDIQLQVGRTGVVTPVAHLRPVTVDGSTVTRATLHNEDQIKRLDVRVGDTVIIRKAGDVIPEVVMVLPELRPESSRPYKFPRTVKDCGGDGLIERIPGTAAYRCVSLDSDFVHRQRMYYFVAKGAFNIDGVGPRIIDALLENNLIKDAADLFTLTVEQFLSLPGFKERAAQNAVTAIQNAKRVSLARLLVGLSIEHVGEETARLLAKNFPSIEAILEAKYEDLVVIDGVGEVIADTLVSWQADKEEQSLIKKLLPHLDIYNDETEVGSELEGKTFVFTGTLTKFTRPEAQDKVRKLGGNVASSVSTKTDYVVVGEAAGSKAKQARDLGVTVLSEAEFLELVA
- the gatA gene encoding Asp-tRNA(Asn)/Glu-tRNA(Gln) amidotransferase subunit GatA yields the protein MLTIAELRKKLLSGEITAVELVKKTLQDIREKDENINAFIAVYDDAIEEAKMADERIAKEGDKVPPLCGIPVAIKNNILIKGKKATAASKMLENYTATYDATIIAKLKAAGAILIGATNMDEFAMGSSTESSYFGVTKNPLDPERVPGGSSGGSAAAVAMGVVPVAIGTDTGGSVRQPASYCGLVAFKPTYGAVSRNGLIAMGSSLDQAGPLTNTVADAEAVHEIMAGLDPLDMTTIAPDTYDEVVIKDSYTIGVPRHFLADGVDKDVLEVFEEQLKTLESEGHKVVDIELPLFEQGLAAYYIVMPAEVSSNLARYDGIRYGLSVDGDTLLDVYEKTRAEGFGKEVKRRILLGTYVLSSGYYDAYYRKAELVRSKMRRELNDVFTSVDAIVLPTTPTPAFKFGEKSSPLAMYREDIFTVPVNLAGVPAISFPMGKVEREGVSLPVGVQYIAPHGGDARLFNIGKRLYDERI